The Frondihabitans australicus genome includes a region encoding these proteins:
- a CDS encoding N-formylglutamate amidohydrolase: MSDGARVLIPAGTTFTSDDITFWKGKADGGRTLDDAIAAADLLVSCPHAGAAIPEELDRFLAPEFTRRLQYDFTDVSTSAVVRRWAEIDERIVAVENPHPRMIRDPNRAKPADLTADLRKAFARVEKAGRGVKTDLTGVDAIRPVTFSFYPLITPPTDEAGLQELADTFSTTADRGLGVYERTRDELIERFPQAALDAAARGGESRTFTTLSFHDTMNHTTRVDGAIDVDRDPADRLPAVVALSNRGDAEGERRGDNVVTMDPARLRRLAGAHRRAFGAAFDEPDDAVQLNVPYLGSQEIIQAGARFDAVREQRQPQEPATAHGAPDLALDAVQSEFLREFLLGPENTSVLTQPGEGWITPDDARVDAIAQACRSAWDAYREGA; this comes from the coding sequence ATGAGCGACGGTGCACGGGTGCTGATCCCCGCCGGGACCACCTTCACGAGCGACGACATCACCTTCTGGAAGGGCAAGGCCGACGGTGGCCGCACCCTCGACGACGCGATCGCCGCAGCCGACCTCCTCGTCTCCTGCCCGCACGCCGGCGCCGCGATCCCCGAGGAGCTCGACCGATTCCTCGCCCCCGAGTTCACCCGCCGCCTGCAGTACGACTTCACCGACGTCTCGACCAGCGCCGTCGTGCGCCGCTGGGCCGAGATCGACGAGCGCATCGTGGCGGTCGAGAACCCGCATCCGCGCATGATCCGCGATCCCAACCGGGCCAAGCCCGCCGACCTGACAGCCGACCTGCGCAAGGCCTTCGCCCGCGTGGAGAAAGCCGGCCGCGGCGTCAAGACCGACCTCACCGGCGTCGACGCGATCCGGCCCGTCACCTTCTCGTTCTACCCGCTGATCACGCCGCCCACCGACGAGGCCGGGCTGCAGGAGCTCGCCGACACCTTCTCGACCACCGCCGACCGCGGCCTCGGCGTCTACGAGCGCACCCGCGACGAGCTGATCGAGCGCTTCCCCCAGGCCGCCCTCGACGCTGCGGCGCGCGGCGGCGAGAGCCGCACCTTCACCACGCTCTCGTTCCACGACACGATGAACCACACCACGCGCGTCGACGGCGCGATCGACGTCGACCGCGACCCCGCGGACCGCCTGCCGGCGGTCGTCGCGCTCTCGAACCGGGGCGACGCCGAGGGCGAGAGGCGCGGCGACAACGTGGTGACCATGGATCCAGCGCGCCTCCGCCGCCTCGCCGGCGCGCACCGCAGAGCCTTCGGGGCGGCCTTCGACGAGCCCGACGACGCCGTGCAGCTGAACGTGCCGTACCTCGGCAGCCAGGAGATCATCCAGGCCGGCGCCCGCTTCGACGCGGTGCGCGAGCAGAGGCAGCCGCAGGAACCGGCGACCGCTCACGGCGCACCCGACCTCGCCCTCGACGCCGTCCAGTCGGAGTTCCTCCGCGAGTTCCTGCTCGGCCCCGAGAACACGTCGGTGCTGACGCAGCCGGGCGAGGGCTGGATCACCCCCGACGACGCGCGCGTGGACGCGATCGCGCAGGCCTGCAGGAGCGCGTGGGACGCCTACCGCGAGGGCGCGTAG